The Glycine soja cultivar W05 chromosome 4, ASM419377v2, whole genome shotgun sequence genomic sequence ATGTAGATTTTAACAGTTAAATTAAGGCCTCCTCTATCTTCCTCCTTTGGAATGTCTTCAATTTCAAGATGTGGTGGTATAATTGTATAAGGTTTACTTAAATTTGAAGAAGCAAAACAGTTTGATGAATCAAGAGGTCTATTTTGCGTTATGCATCAACAGGGACAGGTTAGTATCCATCCGTGCATATTCTAGGGTCACTAAAGAATAATCAACTTTGCATTAAGTAActgaaaataacaaagaatttTCTCCATATTAAGAAAATGACAGGAAAACACTGATTTCAAGCTCGAGAGGATAAGTGCAGCGGGCATTGTGGGGAACAATTGGATTGGTCAAATGACCAACTTTTTATGTAACTTTTCTCTGGATCAGACTACATAGGAGAAAACGAAATATGCTTCAAAGAGTTACAAAATTGTACAAGGTCAGCCAGAAAACACATAACCAGCTTTTAATTCATCTATTAGTTGCAACCTACAATAAAGAAAACAGTATACTTTTTTGCTTATAcgttaaatattaaatgatctttttgtttttttggaagtaaaaaaataaaatgagagttTACAAGATTGAAACTGAGTGAAAACCATACCTTGGGTGGTGATGTAATCAAATGATTCAAGAGCTTCAGGAACATTCCGATATATATTCGGTGACAAGACATGCACCAAGTGATTATCCACCCACCTATACAACATGTCACAGCATAATGTTCATACATGGAAGCAGTTGGTTATAGCTACACAAACTCCTCATAATGGCATCAGAGGTGTAAGTATGCGTTACTAAAGAAGAGAGATAACTGTATGCAACCAAGTAGTTATCCAGAAAAGAAATAatcagagaaaaataataagcaACATACTGTCGCcacttcttctcttcttcagcATTTAGGTCATAATCTGGATGTATCCTTTTGATCAACTTATCAATTATGTCTGCCAAAAACAGCGTTTGTTTTGGCTAAGAACACGATTAAGAATTCAAAATATTGTATAGAGCACGGCAGAAATGGAAAGAATAATGAGAACCTGAAGAGTCAACAATTTGTTCACCATCAACGGTGAGGATAGGCACCTTCTTGTAGTCGGACCATTTGATCTCCTTCTTGTTTATGGGATTCACCTCAACCACTTTGAATGGAATATCATAATAGTCCAGAAACGCTGCAAGAAATTAGGAGATTCAATTTTGTTGAAGATAAAAATTGAAACACGTAATCATCAAAGAAATGTTAGAATAGAAAAAAGGGAAATTATTCACCTGCAACCTTGTTGCAGAATGGACAGGCCTGGTACTGAAAGAGGACAAGTTCCTTGGGTTTGAAGGCCTTGGTCTGAGCGTCTTGGGCAAGAGACGTGGCAGCAGCAGAAGCAGAAAGGTATCTAAACCCAGTAACAGAAACAGAAGGATTTGGATTTGATGGGGTTAAGCAGCCATGGGGAGCCATTCGATCTCGATGAAGGGTGGCACCAACACCGTACACGGCGGTGTTGGAATTGCTTCTTAGGGCTCTGCCTACAAATACTGCTCTCTTCACCcctctcatcttcttctacccaATTCACCGTCACACAACCCTTTGACAACCACAACAGGATATAACttgagggtttagggttttgcttcttctttttcaacaacaataaataaatgaaggCTCTTTTTCAGAATATTTTCTCACCCTATTTTATCCTTCAGAAAAGTGCCAAAAATCTTTTTAATACAGAATTCTGTTGTATtccttaaaatttattaaaaagtataaaatcgtGATCGGTGTTCATTAAATATGAAACGagtataaaaaagttttataatttttaaattctaaccaattttaactaataattaaatatattaaa encodes the following:
- the LOC114408565 gene encoding prostaglandin E synthase 2-like gives rise to the protein MRGVKRAVFVGRALRSNSNTAVYGVGATLHRDRMAPHGCLTPSNPNPSVSVTGFRYLSASAAATSLAQDAQTKAFKPKELVLFQYQACPFCNKVAAFLDYYDIPFKVVEVNPINKKEIKWSDYKKVPILTVDGEQIVDSSDIIDKLIKRIHPDYDLNAEEEKKWRQWVDNHLVHVLSPNIYRNVPEALESFDYITTQGNFSFSERLVAKYGGAAAMYFVSKKLKKKHNITDERAALYGAAEQWVDALKGRKFLGGLDPNLADLAVFGVLRPIRHLKSGRDMLEHTRIGKWFSQMDRVVGQSSRVSEQS